In one Hoplias malabaricus isolate fHopMal1 chromosome X1, fHopMal1.hap1, whole genome shotgun sequence genomic region, the following are encoded:
- the LOC136675636 gene encoding calreticulin-like: MQKLAFLTILCLASTFYVDATVYFKEQFLDGDAWKSRWVNSEHKSDYGQFKLTSGNFYGDVEKDKGLQTSQDARFYATSARFEPFSNEGKSLVIQFTVKHEQKIDCGGGYVKVFPSDLNQADMHGDSQYYIMFGPDICGYSTKKVHVIFNYKGKNHLIKKDVKCKDDELTHLYTLILKPDQTYEVKIDNEKVESGSLEEDWDFLPPKKIKDPEAKKPEDWDDRAKIDDETDTKPEDWDKPENIPDPDAKKPEDWDEDMDGEWEPPMIPNPEYKGEWKPKQIDNPNYKGVWVHPEIDNPEYSADAEIYKFDSIGVLGLDLWQVKSGTIFDNFLITDDVKAAEEFAEETWGVTKGPEKKMKEEQDEKKRKEEEEKNKEQDTPAEDEEGEEGEEEDEDEDEEDGEKEEPEADEDEAPTKDEL; this comes from the exons ATGCAAAAACTCGCATTCCTTACGATACTTTGCCTAGCGTCGACGTTTTATGTCGACGCGACTGTTTACTTTAAGGAGCAGTTCCTCGACGGTG aTGCATGGAAGAGTCGATGGGTGAACTCGGAGCACAAGTCTGACTACGGCCAGTTTAAACTCACCTCTGGAAACTTCTACGGTGATGTGGAGAAAGACAAGG GTCTGCAAACCAGCCAAGATGCTCGCTTTTACGCCACGTCCGCCCGATTCGAGCCCTTCAGCAACGAGGGCAAATCCCTGGTGATCCAGTTCACCGTCAAACACGAGCAGAAGATCGACTGTGGTGGCGGTTACGTCAAAGTCTTCCCCTCTGACCTCAACCAGGCCGACATGCATGGAGACTCCCAGTACTACATCATGTTTG GGCCTGATATTTGTGGCTACAGCACCAAAAAGGTTCATGTCATCTTCAACTATAAAGGCAAGAACCACCTCATCAAGAAGGATGTCAAATGTAAA GACGATGAGCTGACTCACCTGTACACACTGATCCTGAAGCCAGATCAAACATACGAAGTGAAGATTGATAATGAGAAGGTGGAGTCAGGCTCTCTGGAGGAGGACTGGGACTTCCTGCCCCCAAAGAAGATCAAAGACCCCGAGGCCAAAAAGCCAGAGGACTGGGATGACCGTGCCAAAATCGACGACGAGACAGACACCAAGCCTGAG GATTGGGACAAACCCGAGAATATTCCAGACCCAGATGCTAAGAAACCTGAAGACTGGGACGAGGACATGGACGGAGAATGGGAGCCACCGATGATCCCCAACCCAGAGTACAAG GGAGAGTGGAAACCTAAGCAAATCGATAACCCCAACTACAAAGGAGTGTGGGTCCACCCTGAGATTGACAACCCCGAGTACAGCGCTGATGCTGAGATTTACAAGTTTGACAGCATTGGTGTGCTTGGGCTGGATCTGTGGCAG GTCAAATCTGGAACCATTTTCGACAACTTCCTTATCACAGATGATGTAAAGGCAGCAGAGGAATTTGCAGAAGAAACGTGGGGCGTTACTAAG GGCCCAGAGAAGAAAATGAAGGAGGAGCAGGATGAAAAGAAGCgcaaagaggaagaggagaagaatAAGGAGCAGGACACACCAGCAGAGGATGAGGAAGGAGAGGAGggagaagaggaagatgaggatgaggacGAAGAGGACGGGGAGAAGGAGGAGCCTGAGGCGGATGAGGACGAGGCTCCTACTAAAGATGAACTGTAA